A window of Anomalospiza imberbis isolate Cuckoo-Finch-1a 21T00152 chromosome 4, ASM3175350v1, whole genome shotgun sequence contains these coding sequences:
- the ANKRD50 gene encoding ankyrin repeat domain-containing protein 50 — MAQTSLLQGKQFYCREWVFHKLQHCLQEKASCGGSAANKPSLVANPGNNTGIVSGKGAAWGVLLVGGPGSGKTALCTELLWPSSPANLQRGLHRQALAFHFCRAQDSDTLCVGGFIRGLVTQICRSGLIQGYEDKLRDPAIQSLLQPGECERNPAEAFKRCILLPLLGMKPPQQSLFMLVDSVDEGCNVSEGEQTSTSLSGTIAEILASHFEFFPPWLLLLCSARKQSKAVTKMFTGFRKISLDDLRKAYIVKDVQQYILHRLDQEEALRQHLTKETAEMLNQLHIKSSGCFLYLERVLDGVVENFIMLREIRDIPGTLNGLYLWLCQRLFVRKQFAKVQPILNVILAACRPLTTTELYHAVWTKNMTLTMEDFQRKLDVLSKVLIDGLGNTKILFHYSFAEWLLDVKHCTQKYLCNAAEGHRMLAMSYTCRAKDLTPLEAQEFALHLINSNLQLETSELALWMIWNGTPVKDSLSTLIPKEQEVLQLLVKAGAHVNSEDDRTSCIVRQALEREDSIRTLLDNGASVNQCDSNGRTLLANAAYSGNLDVVNLLVSRGADLEIEDTHGQTALTLASRQGHTKVVNCLIGCGANVNHTDHDGWTALRSAAWGGHTEVVSALLYAGVKVDCADADSRTALRAAAWGGHEDIVLNLLQHGAEVNKADNEGRTALIAAAYMGHKEIVEHLLDHGAEVNHEDVDGRTALSVAALCVPASKGHASVVSLLIDRGAEVDHCDKDGMTPLLVAAYEGHVDVVDLLLEGGADVDHTDNNGRTPLLAAASMGHASVVNTLLFWGAAVDSIDSEGRTVLSIASAQGNVEVVRTLLDRGLDENHRDDAGWTPLHMAAFEGHRLICEALIEQGARTNEIDNDGRIPFILAAQEGHYDCVQMLLENKSNIDQRGYDGRNALRVAALEGHRDIVELLLSHGADVNYKDADGRPTLYILALENQLTMAEYFLENGANVEASDAEGRTALHVSCWQGHLEMVQVLITYHADVNAADNEKRSALQSAAWQGHVKVVQLLIEHGALVDHTCNQGATGLCIAAQEGHIDVVQILLEHGADPNHADQFGRTAMRVAAKNGHSQIIKLLEKYGASTLNGCTPSPVHTMEQKPLQSVSSKMQSLTMKSNSSGSTGGDMQPGMRGLSNGPAHAFSSPSESPDSTVDRQKSSLSNNSLKSSKNSSLRTTSSTATAQTVPIDSFHSLSFTEQIQQHSLPRSRSRQSIVSPSSTTHSLSQNHNSPSSEFEWSQVKPSLKSTKANKGGKTDNSSKSGSAGKKIKQSGSSQPKVLEYEMTQFDKRVPITKSGTSMPLKSMPSEPQCKILVPPAQQEVGRSQQQFLIHQQSGEQKKRNGIMTNPNYHLQSNQVFLGRVSVPRTVQDRGHQDVLEGYPSAETELSLKQALKLQIEGSDPSFNYKKETPL, encoded by the exons ATGGCTCAAACCAGCTTGCTACAGGGAAAGCAGTTTTACTGTAGGGAGTGGGTTTTCCACAAGCTTCAGCACTGCCTCCAGGAGAAAGCAAGCTGCGGCGGCAGTGCTGCCAACAAACCATCTCTTGTAGCGAATCCTGGGAATAACACCGGTATTGTCTCTGGGAAAGGAGCTGCCTGGGGTGTGTTGTTGGTAGGAGGGCCCGGCAGTGGGAAGACAGCCCTCTGCACTGAGTTACTGTGGCCAAGCTCACCTGCAAACCTACAAAGAGGCTTACATCGCCAGGCCCTGGCCTTCCATTTCTGCAGGGCCCAGGACTCTGACACGCTCTGTGTTGGAGGCTTTATTAGAGGTTTAGTCACACAAATATGCCGCAGTGGACTGATCCAGGGATATGAGGACAAACTAAGAGATCCTGCTATTCAAAGTCTCTTGCAGCCCGGGGAATGTGAGAGGAACCCTGCTGAAGCGTTTAAAAG GTGCATTCTGCTGCCTCTCTTGGGAATGAAGCCCCCTCAGCAGAGCCTCTTCATGCTGGTGGATTCGGTGGATGAGGGCTGCAACGTTTCCGAGGGTGAACAGACTTCCACGAGTTTATCTGGGACAATAGCAGAGATTTTAGCCAGCCACTTCGAGTTCTTccctccctggctgctcctcctgtgtTCTGCCCGCAAGCAGAGTAAAGCTGTTACAAAAATGTTTACAG GTTTTCGAAAAATAAGTCTGGATGACCTCCGAAAGGCTTACATTGTGAAAGATGTGCAGCAATATATTCTGCATCGTTTGGACCAGGAAGAAGCCCTGAGACAGCACCTCACAAAAGAAACGGCAGAAATGTTGAATCAGCTTCACATCAAAAGCAGCGGTTGCTTTTTGTATCTGGAACGTGTCCTAGATGGAGTTGTGGAGAATTTTATCATGTTACGGGAGATCCGTGATATTCCAGGAACATTAAATGGCCTCTACCTTTGGCTCTGTCAGAGACTTTTTGTGAGAAAACAGTTTGCAAAGGTCCAGCCCATCCTTAATGTAATTCTTGCAGCCTGCAGGCCCTTGACCACCACGGAATTGTATCATGCCGTGTGGACCAAAAACATGACGCTGACGATGGAAGACTTTCAACGCAAATTGGATGTCCTGTCCAAAGTCCTTATCGATGGCCTTGGAAATACAAAAATCTTGTTTCATTACAGTTTTGCGGAGTGGTTGCTGGATGTAAAGCACTGTACACAGAAATACTTGTGTAATGCTGCAGAGGGACACAGAATGCTGGCGATGAGTTACACCTGCCGGGCTAAGGATTTAACGCCATTAGAAGCTCAAGAGTTTGCATTGCATCTCATTAATTCTAATTTACAGTTGGAGACTTCAGAGCTGGCTTTGTGGATGATATGGAATGGCACACCTGTCAAAGACTCCTTGTCAACCTTAATTCCTAAAGAGCAAGAGGTGCTACAGCTTCTGGTAAAGGCTGGTGCTCACGTCAACAGCGAAGATGACCGCACGTCTTGCATTGTCCGGCAGGCTCTGGAGAGGGAAGACTCCATCCGCACCTTGTTGGACAACGGGGCATCTGTAAACCAGTGCGATTCCAACGGGAGAACGTTGCTGGCCAACGCAGCGTACAGCGGCAATCTCGACGTGGTCAACCTGCTGGTGTCAAGGGGAGCGGATCTGGAGATTGAAGACACCCACGGGCAAACAGCGCTGACCTTGGCTTCTCGGCAGGGGCACACCAAGGTGGTCAACTGCCTCATCGGGTGTGGGGCCAACGTCAACCACACGGACCACGACGGCTGGACGGCGCTGCGCTCGGCAGCGTGGGGAGGGCACACGGAGGTGGTATCCGCACTCCTGTACGCCGGGGTCAAAGTGGACTGTGCCGATGCTGACAGCCGGACGGCGCTGAGAGCAGCAGCGTGGGGAGGGCACGAAGATATTGTGCTGAATCTTCTCCAGCACGGGGCTGAAGTTAATAAAGCTGATAACGAGGGCAGGACGGCTCTGATCGCAGCTGCGTACATGGGGCACAAAGAGATTGTGGAGCACCTGCTGGACCACGGTGCGGAGGTGAACCACGAGGACGTGGACGGGAGGACGGCACTGTCTGTGGCTGCGCTCTGCGTGCCGGCCAGTAAGGGACACGCCTCGGTGGTTAGCCTCCTCATCGACCGTGGTGCTGAAGTCGACCACTGTGACAAGGATGGCATGACTCCACTGCTGgtggctgcctatgaaggacaCGTGGATGTGGTTGATCTGCTCCTGGAAGGAGGAGCTGATGTTGATCACACAGACAACAACGGCAGGACACCACTTCTGGCAGCAGCTTCCATGGGCCACGCCTCTGTGGTGAATACGCTCTTGTTTTGGGGTGCAGCTGTTGACAGCATTGACAGTGAAGGTAGAACAGTCCTGAGCATAGCATCTGCGCAGGGCAATGTTGAAGTAGTACGTACTCTGCTGGACAGGGGGCTAGATGAAAATCACAGAGACGATGCAGGCTGGACACCTTTGCACATGGCAGCTTTTGAAGGTCACAGGTTGATCTGTGAAGCTCTTATAGAACAAGGTGCTAGAACAAATGAAATTGATAATGATGGACGGATACCTTTCATATTAGCCGCACAGGAAGGTCACTATGATTGTGTGCAGATGTTACTGGAAAATAAATCCAACATTGATCAGAGAGGCTACGATGGGAGAAATGCTCTCCGAGTTGCTGCCTTAGAAGGTCACAGAGATATAGTTGAGCTACTGCTCAGCCACGGAGCAGATGTGAACTACAAAGATGCTGATGGCCGGCCAACGCTTTATATCCTAGCATTAGAAAACCAGCTTACAATGGCTGAGTATTTTTTAGAAAATGGTGCAAACGTCGAAGCAAGCGATGCTGAAGGAAGAACAGCACTCCATGTTTCCTGCTGGCAGGGCCATTTGGAGATGGTGCAGGTGCTGATAACGTACCATGCTGATGTGAACGCTGCAGATAACGAGAAGAGATCTGCTTTGCAGTCTGCTGCATGGCAAGGCCACGTGAAGGTCGTGCAGCTTCTCATCGAGCATGGTGCTCTGGTTGACCATACTTGTAATCAAGGTGCTACTGGACTCTGCATTGCGGCCCAAGAGGGGCACATTGACGTTGTCCAGATATTACTGGAGCATGGTGCTGATCCCAATCACGCTGACCAATTTGGGCGCACTGCTATGCGGGTTGCAGCCAAAAATGGACACTCCCAGATTATCAAATTACTGGAAAAATATGGTGCATCAACTCTGAATGGTTGCACTCCATCTCCAGTCCACACAATGGAGCAGAAGCCCTTACAGTCAGTCTCCTCTAAAATGCAGTCCTTAACCATGAAGTCCAATAGTTCAGGGAGTACAGGAGGAGACATGCAGCCTGGAATGCGGGGATTATCCAATGGGCCTGCACACGCCTTCAGTTCTCCTTCGGAGTCTCCCGATTCTACGGTTGACCGTCAAAAGTCGTCTTTATCAAATAATTCCCTGAAAAGCTCCAAAAATTCTTCTCTCCGCACCACGTCCTCGACAGCCACTGCTCAGACGGTGCCTATTGATAGTTTCCACAGCCTGTCGTTCACGGAGCAAAtccagcagcattccctgccACGCAGCAGAAGCAGGCAGTCCATTGTCTCCCCTTCTTCCACAACTCATTCCCTAAGTCAAAATCATAATTCACCCAGTAGCGAGTTTGAATGGAGCCAAGTGAAACCTAGTTTGAAATCAACTAAAGCTAATAAAGGGGGCAAAACAGACAACTCCAGCAAGTCTGGGtcagctggaaagaaaataaagcagagtGGTTCCTCCCAACCCAAAGTGCTAGAGTATGAAATGACTCAGTTTGATAAACGAGTACCTATTACCAAATCTGGCACAAGCATGCCACTGAAATCAATGCCGTCAGAGCCACAGTGCAAGATTTTGGTCCCTCCAGCTCAGCAAGAAGTTGGCCGATCTCAGCAGCAGTTCCTGATTCACCAACAGAGTGGGGAGCAGAAGAAGAGAAATGGCATTATGACAAATCCAAATTACCATCTTCAGAGCAATCAGGTTTTTCTCGGCAGGGTTTCTGTCCCACGAACAGTGCAGGACAGAGGGCATCAGGATGTGTTGGAAGGCTATCCCTCCGCAGAGACAGAACTCAGCCTTAAGCAAGCCTTAAAACTTCAGATTGAAGGTAGCGACCCAAGCTTCAACTACAAGAAGGAAACACCATTATAA